From a region of the Microterricola gilva genome:
- the rpmD gene encoding 50S ribosomal protein L30 encodes MAAQLKVTQIKSKVSEKQNQRDTLRSLGLKRIGDVVVREDTPQNRGYVNTVAHLVKVEEID; translated from the coding sequence ATGGCCGCGCAGCTCAAGGTTACGCAGATCAAGTCCAAAGTTAGTGAGAAGCAGAACCAGCGCGACACGCTTCGCAGCCTGGGACTCAAGCGCATCGGTGACGTTGTCGTTCGTGAAGACACCCCGCAGAACCGCGGCTACGTCAACACTGTCGCTCACCTTGTCAAGGTCGAGGAGATTGACTAA
- the rplO gene encoding 50S ribosomal protein L15: protein MAEAKETAEKEAVKAAPKKATAAKAATKAPAKAAAEKAPAKAKAVKAEAGEAREQVLKVHHLRPAPGAKKDRTRVGRGEGSKGKTAGRGTKGTKARYQVRIGFEGGQMPLHMRTPKLRGFKNPFRVEYQVVNLDKLAELYPTGGDVTISDLVAKGAVRNNEKVKVLGDGDIAVKLNVTVDKVSGSAEAKIVAAGGSIN from the coding sequence ATGGCTGAAGCCAAGGAAACAGCAGAGAAGGAAGCCGTCAAGGCTGCCCCTAAGAAGGCAACCGCGGCTAAGGCAGCAACCAAGGCTCCGGCCAAGGCTGCAGCCGAGAAGGCGCCCGCAAAGGCCAAGGCCGTCAAGGCCGAGGCTGGCGAGGCACGCGAGCAGGTCCTCAAGGTGCACCACCTCCGCCCGGCTCCCGGCGCGAAGAAGGACCGCACCCGTGTTGGCCGCGGTGAAGGCTCCAAGGGTAAGACGGCTGGCCGTGGTACCAAGGGAACCAAGGCGCGCTACCAGGTCCGCATCGGCTTCGAGGGTGGGCAGATGCCGCTGCACATGCGCACCCCGAAGCTCCGCGGCTTCAAGAACCCGTTCCGCGTTGAGTACCAGGTCGTGAACCTGGACAAGCTCGCCGAGCTCTACCCCACCGGTGGAGACGTCACCATCAGCGACCTCGTCGCCAAGGGTGCGGTGCGCAACAACGAAAAGGTCAAGGTTCTCGGCGATGGCGACATTGCAGTTAAACTGAACGTAACGGTCGACAAGGTCTCCGGCTCCGCCGAGGCTAAGATTGTCGCCGCTGGCGGATCAATCAACTAG
- a CDS encoding adenylate kinase, whose amino-acid sequence MSKTAAERNIARGARLLIVGPPGAGKGTQAKRIGETFGIPDVSTGDIFRFHIKNGTELGLRVKAIVDAGDYVPDSLTNEIVTARLEEEDAANGFLLDGYPRTIDQVHYLDGLLEKKGQPLEAVIRLVADQEEIIARLSKRALEQGRADDTEEAIRHRQEVYARETAPLVEVFRERGLLIDVDGLGNVDEVGDRISAALQAAGIGVADSDVAAAS is encoded by the coding sequence ATGAGCAAAACCGCCGCAGAACGCAACATCGCCCGAGGCGCACGCCTCCTGATCGTCGGTCCTCCCGGCGCGGGCAAAGGAACTCAGGCGAAGCGCATCGGCGAGACGTTCGGTATCCCCGACGTGTCGACCGGGGACATCTTCCGCTTCCACATCAAGAACGGCACGGAGCTCGGTCTCCGCGTCAAGGCGATCGTCGATGCCGGTGACTACGTCCCCGACTCGCTCACGAACGAGATCGTGACCGCCCGGCTCGAGGAGGAGGATGCCGCCAACGGCTTCCTGCTCGACGGCTACCCGCGCACGATCGACCAGGTGCACTACCTGGACGGGCTCCTCGAGAAGAAGGGTCAGCCTCTCGAGGCCGTGATCCGCCTCGTCGCCGACCAGGAGGAGATCATCGCGCGTCTCTCCAAGCGCGCGCTCGAGCAGGGTCGTGCAGACGACACCGAGGAAGCCATCCGGCACCGCCAGGAGGTGTACGCCCGCGAGACCGCTCCGCTGGTTGAGGTCTTCCGTGAGCGTGGCCTGCTGATCGACGTCGACGGCCTCGGCAACGTCGATGAAGTCGGCGACCGCATCAGCGCAGCGCTGCAGGCCGCGGGAATCGGCGTCGCCGACTCCGACGTCGCCGCCGCGTCCTAG
- the map gene encoding type I methionyl aminopeptidase, translating to MGFRRTSIYKSAAELRQMVAPGLVTAAGLAAVRSNIRPGITPLELDGIAEAAIIAAGGVSNFKLVPGYRHTLCISVNADVVHGIPSTRPLEPGDIVSVDGGADVAGWSGDSAFTVVVPDPARPELVAARQHLSDVTEQSLWHGIARLARARHLNEVGDSVQGYVEANPAPGSDEPYGILTDYIGHGIGRSMHEEPPVFNYRVRQKGPEVKAGLVVAIEPMVVAGDIDTFTQDDEWTVTTEDGGDAAHWEHSVAVHSGGIWVLTAVDGGAAQLAPLGVTPVPIP from the coding sequence ATGGGCTTTCGCCGCACGTCGATCTACAAGTCGGCTGCCGAACTCCGGCAGATGGTCGCGCCCGGTCTCGTGACCGCGGCCGGCCTGGCGGCCGTCCGCAGCAACATCCGGCCCGGCATCACGCCGCTGGAGCTCGACGGCATCGCCGAGGCCGCGATCATCGCGGCCGGCGGTGTCTCGAACTTCAAGCTCGTCCCCGGCTACCGCCACACCCTGTGCATCTCGGTGAACGCCGATGTCGTGCACGGAATCCCGAGCACCCGCCCGCTCGAACCCGGTGACATCGTCTCCGTCGACGGCGGAGCCGACGTCGCCGGGTGGAGCGGTGACTCCGCGTTCACGGTGGTCGTCCCCGATCCAGCGCGCCCCGAGCTCGTCGCGGCCCGGCAGCACCTCAGCGACGTCACGGAGCAGTCGCTCTGGCACGGCATCGCGCGGCTCGCACGTGCCCGCCACCTCAACGAGGTCGGCGACTCCGTTCAGGGTTATGTCGAGGCCAACCCGGCACCGGGCTCCGACGAGCCGTACGGGATCCTCACCGACTACATCGGCCACGGCATCGGGCGCAGCATGCACGAGGAGCCGCCCGTGTTCAACTACCGCGTCCGGCAGAAGGGCCCCGAGGTCAAGGCCGGCCTGGTCGTCGCCATCGAGCCGATGGTCGTCGCGGGGGACATCGACACCTTCACGCAGGATGACGAGTGGACTGTCACGACGGAGGACGGCGGCGACGCGGCGCACTGGGAGCACAGCGTTGCCGTGCACAGTGGTGGCATCTGGGTGCTCACCGCGGTCGACGGCGGAGCGGCGCAGCTGGCTCCGCTCGGCGTCACCCCCGTTCCCATTCCCTGA
- the secY gene encoding preprotein translocase subunit SecY yields MFSAIARIFRTPDLRKKIGFTLGMVALFRLGSFIPAPFVDFNSVQQCLAANSDTSGLYELVNLFSGGALLQLSIFALGIMPYITASIIVQLLRVVIPHFETLYKEGQAGQSTLTQYTRYLTIALAVLQSTTLITVARSGALFGSSGNAACTQLLTNDAWYAIMLMVLTMTAGTGVIMWMGELITERGVGNGMSLLIFTSIAAQFPASLGRIASAKGWDTLAIVIAVGLVVVAAVVFVEQSQRRIPVQYAKRMVGRRTYGGNNTYIPIKVNMAGVIPVIFASSLLYLPALIAQFNQPAPGEEPQAWVLWVTANLTGGGQPLYMLLYFLLIVGFTYFYVAITFNPEEVADNMKKYGGFIPGIRAGRPTAEYLDYVLTRITLPGSLYLGIIALLPLVAFSAVGADQNFPFGGASILIIVGVGLETVKQIDSQLQQRHYEGLLR; encoded by the coding sequence GTGTTTAGCGCGATCGCGCGGATTTTCCGCACGCCCGACCTTCGGAAGAAGATCGGCTTCACTTTGGGCATGGTTGCCCTCTTCAGACTGGGCTCGTTCATCCCCGCCCCGTTTGTCGATTTCAACAGCGTGCAGCAGTGTCTGGCAGCCAACTCCGACACCTCGGGCCTCTACGAGCTCGTCAACCTGTTCAGCGGTGGAGCCCTCCTCCAGCTCTCCATCTTCGCACTGGGCATCATGCCGTACATCACGGCCTCGATCATCGTGCAGCTGCTGCGCGTGGTCATCCCTCACTTTGAGACCCTCTACAAGGAGGGTCAGGCGGGTCAGTCAACGCTGACGCAGTACACCCGCTACCTCACGATCGCCCTCGCGGTCCTGCAGTCCACCACGCTGATCACCGTTGCCCGCAGCGGTGCTCTCTTCGGCAGCTCAGGCAACGCCGCCTGCACGCAGCTGCTGACGAACGACGCCTGGTACGCAATCATGCTGATGGTGCTCACGATGACCGCCGGTACCGGTGTCATCATGTGGATGGGCGAGCTCATCACCGAGCGCGGCGTCGGCAACGGTATGTCGCTGCTGATCTTCACCTCGATCGCCGCACAGTTCCCGGCATCCCTCGGACGTATCGCGTCGGCCAAGGGCTGGGACACGCTCGCCATCGTGATCGCCGTCGGCCTCGTCGTCGTCGCAGCCGTCGTGTTCGTCGAGCAATCGCAGCGCAGAATCCCGGTGCAGTACGCGAAGCGCATGGTCGGCCGCCGCACCTACGGCGGAAACAACACGTACATCCCGATCAAGGTCAACATGGCCGGCGTCATCCCCGTGATCTTCGCGTCGTCGCTGCTCTACCTGCCCGCGCTGATCGCCCAGTTCAACCAGCCGGCCCCCGGCGAAGAGCCGCAGGCCTGGGTGCTGTGGGTGACCGCGAACCTCACCGGCGGCGGGCAGCCGCTGTACATGCTCCTGTACTTCCTGCTCATCGTCGGATTCACTTACTTCTATGTCGCGATCACCTTCAACCCCGAAGAGGTCGCCGACAACATGAAGAAGTACGGTGGCTTCATCCCCGGCATCCGTGCCGGTCGACCCACCGCCGAGTACCTCGACTATGTGCTCACCCGCATCACGCTTCCCGGCTCGCTCTACCTGGGTATCATCGCCCTGTTGCCGCTGGTCGCGTTCTCTGCGGTCGGTGCCGACCAGAACTTCCCGTTCGGCGGCGCCTCCATCTTGATCATCGTTGGTGTTGGTCTCGAGACGGTCAAGCAGATCGACTCGCAGCTGCAGCAGCGTCACTACGAAGGGTTGCTGCGATGA
- the rpsE gene encoding 30S ribosomal protein S5 — protein MAVVEAPVETAASTAPAQNEREARRGGRERNPNRERGARDAEKSQFLERVVTINRVSKVVKGGRRFSFTALVVVGDGNGLVGVGYGKAREVPTAISKGVEEAKKNFFRVPRVGSTIPHPVQGEAAAGVVLLRPAAAGTGVIAGGPVRAVLECAGIHDVLSKSLGSSNTINIVHATVAALQQLEEPRAVAARRGLAYDEVAPARLLRAEAQAAEAAAAAKAGA, from the coding sequence GTGGCTGTTGTAGAGGCACCGGTGGAGACCGCTGCATCGACGGCACCCGCACAGAACGAGCGTGAAGCTCGTCGTGGCGGCCGTGAGCGCAACCCCAACCGCGAGCGTGGAGCCCGCGACGCCGAGAAGAGCCAGTTCCTGGAGCGCGTTGTCACCATCAACCGCGTGTCGAAGGTCGTCAAGGGTGGTCGTCGCTTCAGCTTCACCGCTCTCGTCGTCGTCGGCGACGGCAACGGACTCGTCGGTGTTGGATATGGCAAGGCCCGCGAGGTGCCGACCGCTATCTCCAAGGGCGTCGAAGAGGCCAAGAAGAACTTCTTCCGCGTCCCCCGCGTCGGCAGCACCATCCCGCACCCCGTGCAGGGTGAGGCCGCAGCCGGTGTCGTTCTGCTTCGTCCGGCCGCTGCCGGTACCGGTGTTATCGCCGGTGGCCCGGTTCGCGCCGTGCTCGAGTGTGCAGGCATCCACGACGTGCTGAGCAAGTCGCTCGGTTCGTCGAACACGATCAACATCGTGCACGCAACCGTCGCAGCCCTGCAGCAGCTCGAGGAACCTCGCGCCGTTGCCGCTCGCCGTGGGCTCGCCTACGACGAGGTCGCTCCGGCCCGTCTGCTGCGTGCCGAGGCTCAGGCAGCCGAGGCTGCCGCAGCAGCGAAGGCAGGTGCCTAA
- the rplR gene encoding 50S ribosomal protein L18 encodes MGLGTRGKSKSAARTRRHTRLRKKIEGTAVRPRLIVNRSARHVFVQVVDDSKGHTLASASTMEADLRTFDGDKTAKARKIGALVAERAQAAGIDAVVFDRGGSKYAGRVAAVADGAREAGLKL; translated from the coding sequence ATGGGTCTCGGAACCAGAGGAAAGAGCAAGTCGGCTGCGCGCACCCGTCGCCACACCCGACTTCGCAAGAAGATCGAGGGCACCGCGGTTCGTCCGCGCCTCATCGTCAACCGTTCAGCACGCCACGTATTCGTACAGGTTGTGGACGACAGCAAGGGCCACACGCTGGCTTCCGCTTCCACCATGGAAGCAGACCTGCGTACCTTCGACGGTGACAAGACGGCCAAGGCACGCAAGATCGGCGCACTCGTCGCCGAGCGTGCACAGGCTGCTGGCATCGACGCCGTCGTTTTTGACCGTGGTGGCAGCAAGTACGCGGGTCGCGTAGCCGCTGTCGCTGATGGAGCGCGAGAGGCAGGGCTCAAGCTGTGA